The Crocosphaera subtropica ATCC 51142 genome includes a window with the following:
- a CDS encoding IS982 family transposase codes for MFSIDALSWCACWFRGNLGTVRSAFCHVDDFCQTFEPLWHKQLISHGFQTRQRRKCLCLSEIMTILIVFHANHYRNFKHYYLEEVCCHFRAEFPHLPSYQRFIEWMPSTLIPLCVYLKHCFGQCSGISFLDSTSIKVRNALPLSTWILNPGGSGVCHNRRISRHKVFDGLAARGKTSVDWFFGFKLHLVVNEQGELLNVSITAGNVDDRNPVLELVEGLFGKIFADRGYVSQKLASELLDNLGIEFFAKPRRNMKNKLMRLHDKLLSRKRSIIETIIDQLKNISQIEHSRHRSPVNFCVNLLCGLIAYCHQPKKPSLEMDWVLPESA; via the coding sequence ATGTTTAGTATAGATGCTTTATCTTGGTGCGCGTGCTGGTTCCGAGGGAACCTCGGAACAGTTCGCTCCGCATTTTGCCATGTAGATGACTTTTGCCAAACTTTTGAACCATTGTGGCATAAACAATTAATTTCTCATGGTTTTCAAACTCGTCAACGAAGGAAATGCTTATGTTTAAGTGAGATTATGACAATTTTAATTGTTTTTCACGCTAATCACTATCGTAACTTCAAACATTATTATCTTGAGGAAGTTTGTTGTCATTTTCGTGCGGAATTTCCCCATTTACCTAGTTATCAACGATTTATTGAATGGATGCCTTCGACCCTAATTCCTTTGTGTGTCTATCTCAAACATTGTTTTGGGCAATGCAGTGGGATCAGTTTTCTCGATTCTACGAGCATCAAAGTGCGGAATGCACTCCCGCTTTCCACCTGGATTTTAAATCCAGGTGGGTCGGGAGTTTGTCATAATCGACGGATTTCAAGGCATAAAGTGTTTGATGGTCTAGCTGCACGCGGTAAAACTTCAGTAGATTGGTTTTTTGGCTTTAAGCTGCATTTAGTGGTTAATGAGCAAGGAGAATTGCTTAACGTCAGCATTACTGCTGGTAATGTCGATGACCGCAACCCCGTCCTAGAACTTGTTGAAGGGCTTTTTGGCAAAATTTTTGCTGACCGAGGCTATGTCTCCCAGAAATTAGCTTCAGAGCTTTTAGACAATTTGGGAATTGAGTTTTTTGCTAAACCGAGACGCAATATGAAGAATAAACTCATGCGACTTCACGACAAGCTTTTATCACGTAAACGCTCGATTATTGAGACAATTATTGATCAATTAAAAAATATCTCTCAAATAGAACATTCTCGTCACCGTAGTCCTGTCAATTTTTGTGTAAACCTCCTTTGTGGATTAATTGCTTATTGTCATCAACCCAAAAAACCTTCTCTTGAAATGGACTGGGTTTTACCTGAATCTGCTTAA